From Quercus lobata isolate SW786 chromosome 1, ValleyOak3.0 Primary Assembly, whole genome shotgun sequence, one genomic window encodes:
- the LOC115973833 gene encoding uncharacterized protein LOC115973833, whose amino-acid sequence MMEMEAHNHKESLSYYGVLGVRMNSSVEEIRRAYRKLAMQWHPDRWTRTPSLLGEAKRKFQQIQEAYSVLSDQRKRTLYDAGLYDPDDEEDEGFSDFVQEMVTLMDQARREEKSYSLEELQSMLFEMAQGFESPTWFCGPSILEDPGCSMRMRCDTNSVSHRGSHLQTTGLGMFGKSGYCN is encoded by the exons ATGATGGAGATGGAGGCTCACAATCACAAGGAGTCACTGTCTTATTATGGAGTCCTCGGTGTTCGTATGAACTCGTCTGTTGAAGAAATAAGACGTGCTTATCGCAAGCTTGCTATG CAATGGCATCCTGATAGATGGACTAGAACCCCTTCTCTGCTGGGTGAAGCAAAGCGAAAATTCCAACAAATCCAAGAAGCCTATTCAG TGTTGTCAGACCAAAGGAAGAGGACACTGTACGATGCAGGGTTATATGATcctgatgatgaagaagatgag GGCTTTTCTGATTTTGTACAAGAAATGGTGACTCTCATGGACCAAGCTAGGAGAGAG GAAAAGAGTTATAGCTTGGAGGAGCTACAAAGCATGCTTTTCGAGATGGCCCAAGGATTCGAGTCTCCTACATGGTTTTGTGGACCATCAATACTTGAAGATCCTGGATGCTCAATGAGAATGCGTTGTGATACGAATTCAGTGTCACATAGAGGCTCACATTTACAAACAACAGGCTTGGGGATGTTTGGAAAGAGTGGTTATTGCAATTAA